aaatgggGTTCCACGATTTCCTTCAAGAGCACACCCCCAGTGATCTAAGTTCTTCCCACTAGGCCCTAAAGGCTGTATCACCTCTCATTTGTACAGGGAACTGAGGACCAAGCCTCCTAACACATTGGCCTTTAGGGGGACATTCTAGATCCAAGCTAGTACCTTCCCTGTTCTACTTTGATCTCCAGGTGCATGCAGTATCCTTCTTCATCTGTTCACTTTTAACCTGTATGTATTCTTAAACCAAAGTGAGTCTCGTGTAGACAGCCTACAGTTGgatccctttttaaaatataatgtccATTCAGCTATTAAAAGAATTCATCTCTAAACACTTGTTTGTACTCAGTAATTATGTGTACTTGTATATCCAAGTGTTTTTTCATAACTAAAGACCTCTAGTAActtgttttttcctctttattttctatgcctattttctctttctccttgaaCAGAGACAACATATCTGGTTCCTTGACAAGGCCACAGCCTCCTCCTGAAGATGTGCTCCACAAACCCAGGCAATTGGGTCACCTTTGATGATGACCCTGCTTTTCAGTCTTCTCAAAAGTCCAAGAATTTCCCTCTGGAGAATCAAAGTGCCTGTAGACCAAATGGACTTAAACTGAACCTTCCTGGTCTCAGAGAATTTCCCAGTGGGCCTTCCTCCACCAGCAGCACCCCGCTGTCTTCTCCCGTTGTTGATTTTTACTTTAGTCCGGGACCTCCAAGTAATTCTCCCCTTTCTACACCAACCAAAGACTTCCCAGGTTTTCCTGGCATCCCTAAATCAGGGGTTCATGTCCTTTATCCCATTCCAGAATCTTCTCCAAACTGTCCACTTGTGCCAGCAGGAACAGGttcctccttattgtctactaaGTCAACCTGTGTCTCCCATGCTTTCGTACCTAAGGACCCCTCATGTATACCTCCAGCTCCCAGAGTGGGTCTCTCAGATGAAACGAGTCCTCAGCAGGCTGAAGGTGGAGGGCTGCAAAGTGATGCTCCCCAGTTTCAGTATTTTCAGGAGGACTGTGCTTTTGCAAGTCCATTTTGGAAAGATGAAGGCAGTGCTTCTCAGTTCACCTTTGATCCCTCGGGAAGCAGAAAGACTTTCTCATCAAGAGACAGGGAGATGCCTATGGATCAGAAAAGCCTAAATAAGTGTTCCCTTGACTACATCTGTGAGAAGCTTGAACACTTCCAGTCAGCCGAGCACCAAGACCCTCTTGGAAATTTGTCTGCGCAGTGTCCCTATGCTGAGGACTCTGTTTCTTCCTTTGTCCCCCATACGCTTTTCAGGAGTCAGCCCAGAGCCGGATGGTCCTTCATGCTGAGAATCCCTGAAAAGAAGAACATGATGTCTTCCCGGCAATGGGGCCCAATTTTTCTGAAAGTCTTACCTGGAGGAATTTTGCAAATGTATTATGAGAAGGGcttggagaagccattcaaagaaTTTCAGCTTGACCCACATTGCAGACTTTCTGAACCcaaagttgagaactttagtgtcGCGGGGAAAATCCACACTGTGAAGATTGAACATGTGTCTTacacagaaaaaaggaaataccaTTCTAAGACAGAAGTCGTTCATGAACCAGACGTAGAGCAGATGTTGAAGTTGGGGTCCACAGAGTACCGGGACTTCCTGGACTTTCTGACTACTGTGGAGGAGGAGCTGCTGAAGCTGCCAGTCGTTCCCAAACCAAAGAAGAACTATGAGGAGCAAGAAATTTCCCTGGAAATTGTGGACAATTTTTGGGGTAAAGTCACAAAAGAGGATGGGAAATTGGTTGAAAGTGCTGTCATAACTCAAATCTACTGCCTCTGCTTTGTGAATGGGAATGTGGAGTGCTTTTTAACCTTGAATGACCTTGGGCTGCAGAAGCAAGATGAATGCTGTTTTGAAAAAGATCCAGAAAAGAAGTGGATCGAGATTCTTGACTACCATTTTCACAAGTGTGTGAAAGGACAAGAATTTCAGCAGTCAAGAATCATTAAGTTTGTCCCCCTTGATGCCTGCCGGTTTGAGCTGATGCGTTTTAAGACTTTGTATGATGGGGACGAGCTTCCCTTTTCTGTGAAGTCCGTCGTGGTTGTCCAAGGCGCCTACGTGGAACTTCAGGCCTTTGTCAACATGGC
Above is a genomic segment from Callospermophilus lateralis isolate mCalLat2 chromosome 14, mCalLat2.hap1, whole genome shotgun sequence containing:
- the Ston1 gene encoding stonin-1 yields the protein MCSTNPGNWVTFDDDPAFQSSQKSKNFPLENQSACRPNGLKLNLPGLREFPSGPSSTSSTPLSSPVVDFYFSPGPPSNSPLSTPTKDFPGFPGIPKSGVHVLYPIPESSPNCPLVPAGTGSSLLSTKSTCVSHAFVPKDPSCIPPAPRVGLSDETSPQQAEGGGLQSDAPQFQYFQEDCAFASPFWKDEGSASQFTFDPSGSRKTFSSRDREMPMDQKSLNKCSLDYICEKLEHFQSAEHQDPLGNLSAQCPYAEDSVSSFVPHTLFRSQPRAGWSFMLRIPEKKNMMSSRQWGPIFLKVLPGGILQMYYEKGLEKPFKEFQLDPHCRLSEPKVENFSVAGKIHTVKIEHVSYTEKRKYHSKTEVVHEPDVEQMLKLGSTEYRDFLDFLTTVEEELLKLPVVPKPKKNYEEQEISLEIVDNFWGKVTKEDGKLVESAVITQIYCLCFVNGNVECFLTLNDLGLQKQDECCFEKDPEKKWIEILDYHFHKCVKGQEFQQSRIIKFVPLDACRFELMRFKTLYDGDELPFSVKSVVVVQGAYVELQAFVNMAPLAQRPSHSSSLRCCDNIMIHFPVPSQWIKALWTMNLQRQKSLKAKMNRRACLGSLHEPESEPVIQVTVGSAKYESAYRAVVWKIDRLPDKNSSPDHPHCLSYKLELGSDQEIPSDWYPFATVQFSMPESCASRTEVRSLGVESDVQPQKHVQQRACYNIQVEIEKKWIKIDGEDPDKAGGCITQ